A window from Lampris incognitus isolate fLamInc1 chromosome 5, fLamInc1.hap2, whole genome shotgun sequence encodes these proteins:
- the micall1a gene encoding MICAL-like protein 1, giving the protein MGSLKALQEWCRIQCEDYNDVEIRNMSTSFRDGLAFCAIIHRYRPDLIDFDSLSKENVFENNRLAFEVAETQLGIPALLDPEDMVSMKVPDRLSIITYVSQYYNFFTNKAQVNPPCMKRPSVIGHNEPAQKKLTPPLEDNVVEAELSQTAQTGVEAVVAGKRSTLSSLCAACQKHVHLVQRFLVDGKLYHRNCFRCRECCSTLLPGSYKLQGDSGSLVCTHHLTRPALANQNGRPDLSNRPTGVQSTRTGRAAQRETPPPEGNEAKTPPPEEVTFNHNVSTHNDSVSTTAVKTHKMDTLEKEVEGGVIEDHQENPAPSSPPNPFDESDEEEEARGKEEENPTPTKGVNGVFISTPVTHFGGTNRPVPAPRRVSEPTPPPRPAPRARTPRTTDSFTVNGENQKPLLPPKPRERSHSPGSLSSDTPKPKDPPWLALVQSEPKKKQAPPPPSAGLATPPNMGSLSSLKGESSTPSMPLPPSNPFEEDEDNDEAEEKEGVGEDVIPTTVAANHPWYRITHAAEATGTDTPLGDGSSSHSASPKGNKSKRRPAPCVPQPPTSNPVLPCSQPSSCSPSPALSMDSLSSGSDHSSSQPPLGDSASSSQEHPFTKSVSEPSICGPCDSGPSPAASSAERLSRLSPSPSPSCTPPNASSAPATPQTNRSSGSKGGRPPPPRPPTTPSPLVSGAPVSNNKRICKENPFNRKASPSPAKSKARPPRGPPPARPPAPGHGFPLIKRKVQSDQYIPVEDIYGEMSQLEKQLDELEQRGVELERKLRDNPNDEEEEHLLVDWFTLIHEKHLLVRREAELVYTAKQQNLEERQADVEYELRCLLNKPEKEWSDEDKGREQELMAELVTIIEQRNQIINNMDQDRQREEEEDKLMAAMLQKKDFHKDPENEPQKKKGAKFKPMKVLKRLSNKGEPGKSPSPRKEKS; this is encoded by the exons AGACTTTGACTCGTTATCTAAAGAGAATGTCTTCGAGAACAACCGACTG GCATTTGAGGTGGCAGAAACACAACTGGGAATTCCGGCTCTGCTGGACCCCGAGGACATGGTGTCCATGAAAGTGCCTGACCGCCTCAGCATCATCACCTATGTCTCTCAGTACTACAACTTCTTCACCAACAAGGCTCAAG TAAACCCTCCTTGCATGAAGAGGCCAAGTGTTATAGGTCACAATGAGCCAGCCCAGAAAAAGCTTACGCCCCCTTTGGAAGACAACGTGGTTGAGGCAGAG CTGAGCCAGACCGCTCAGACAGGTGTAGAGGCGGTCGTGGCAGGCAAGCGCAGCACCCTCAGCAGCTTGTGTGCTGCCTGTCAGAAACATGTCCACCTAGTGCAGAGGTTCCTGGTGGATGGCAAGCTCTACCACCGCAACTGCTTCAG GTGCAGAGAGTGTTGCAGCACTCTACTTCCTGGATCCTACAAACTACAAGGCGACTCCGGGTCATTGGTCTGCACTCATCATTTGACGAGGCCTGCGCTAGCGAATCAGAATGGTCGGCCAGACCTTAGTAACCGACCGACAGGAGTTCAGTCAACCAGGACTGGTCGAGCAGCCCAACGCGAAACCCCGCCCCCTGAGGGGAACGAGGCAAAAACTCCACCCCCAGAAGAAGTCACATTTAATCACAATGTGAGCACACACAATGACTCTGTTTCAACCACTGCTGTTAAAACACACAAAATGGACACATTGGAAAAAGAAGTAGAGGGGGGTGTCATTGAAGACCATCAAGAAAATCCAGCTCCGTCTTCTCCTCCCAACCCCTTTGACGAgagtgatgaggaagaggaagcgagaggaaaggaggaagagaATCCAACACCAACCAAAGGTGTCAATGGTGTCTTCATTTCTACACCTGTCACTCACTTTGGAGGTACCAATCGGCCGGTGCCAGCCCCACGCCGTGTTTCTGAACCCACACCTCCTCCTCGCCCCGCCCCCAGGGCCCGCACTCCTCGCACAACAGACAGCTTTACAGTCAATG GTGAAAATCAGAAGCCTCTGCTTCCTCCCAAACCTCGAGAGAGATCCCACTCTCCTGGAAG CCTGTCCAGTGACACCCCAAAACCTAAAGACCCGCCTTGGCTTGCCCTAGTCCAATCAGAACCCAAGAAGAAGcaagcccctccccctccctcagcTGGATTGGCAACTCCTCCCAACATgggctctctgtcctctctcaaaGGGGAGAGCTCCACGCCCAGTATGCCTCTTCCACCATCCAACCCGTTTGAGGAGGATGAGGACAATGACGAGGCAGAGGAAAAGGAGGGTGTCGGGGAAGATGTGATCCCCACCACAGTGGCGGCAAATCATCCGTGGTACAGAATCACACATGCTGCGGAGGCTACAGGTACAGACACACCCCTCGGTGATGGTAGCTCCTCTCACTCTGCCAGCCCCAAGGGCAACAAGAGTAAGAGACGGCCTGCACCCTGCGTCCCACAGCCCCCAACCTCCAACCCAG ttCTCCCTTGCTCTCAGccctcctcttgctctccctctccagCTCTAAGCATGGATAGTCTTTCCTCTGGCTCAGACCACAGCTCTTCCCAGCCCCCTTTGGGAGACAGTGCCAGCAGCAGCCAAGAACATCCTTTTACCAAAAGCGTCTCAGAGCCCTCCATCTGTGGACCGTGCGACTCCGGCCCCTCCCCCGCCGCCTCGTCAGCCGAGCGCCTGTCCCGTCTCTCCCCGAGCCCTTCCCCTTCTTGCACACCACCCAATGCCAGCTCGGCCCCAGCCACCCCACAGACCAATCGGAGCTCTGGGAGCAAAGGGGGTCGGCCCCCTCCGCCACGGCCCCCTACAACCCCTAGTCCTCTAGTCTCAGGAGCACCGGTTTCAAACAACAAG CGAATCTGTAAGGAGAACCCGTTCAACAGGAAAGCCTCTCCCTCCCCTGCTAAGTCTAAAGCCAGACCGCCACGGGGGCCGCCACCTGCCAGACCCCCTGCCCCAGGCCACGGCTTCCCACTGATCAAACGCAAG GTTCAGTCTGACCAGTACATCCCAGTGGAGGACATCTATGGAGAGATGAGTCAGTTGGAGAAACAGCTAGATGAACTGGAGCAGCGAGGAGTGGAGCTGGAGAGGAAGCTAAGAGACAACCCCAATG acgaggaagaggagcaCCTGTTGGTGGACTGGTTTACGCTTATCCATGAGAAACACCTTCTTGTCAGACGGGAGGCTGAACTGGTCTACAC GGCCAAGCAGCAGAACCTGGAGGAGAGGCAGGCAGATGTTGAGTATGAGCTGAGGTGTCTCCTCAATAAGCCAG AGAAAGAGTGGAGTGACGAGGACAAAGGTCGGGAACAGGAGCTGATGGCAGAGCTGGTCACCATCATCGAACAGCGCAACCAAATCATCAACAACATGGACCAGGACAGGCAAAG ggaagaagaggaggataAGCTAATGGCAGCCATGCTGCAGAAAAAAG ACTTCCATAAAGATCCAGAGAATGAGCCACAGAAGAAAAAGGGTGCAAAGTTTAAACCCATGAAGGTGCTAAAGCGCCTCAGCAATAAGGGAGAACCTGGCAAAAGCCCGAGCCCACGAAAAGAGAAAAGCTGA